In the genome of Planctomyces sp. SH-PL62, the window ATGCGCAGCGACTCGGGCTTGCGGTCGAGGCTCGCGACGTAGTCGGGGACCGGCCGGTCGACGCTGGTGGCGTCGCGGTCGTCATGGCCCGAGATGGCCCCGAGCAAGAGCGCGGCGTCGGCCAGGTCGTGGGCGAACGGGCCGATCTGGTCGAGCGAGCTGGCGAAGGCGATGAGGCCGTATCGGCTGACCCGTCCGTAGGTGGGCTTGAGGCCGACGACGCCGCAGACGGCGGCCGGCTGGCGGATCGAGCCGCCGGTGTCGGTGCCGAGCGAGATCGGCGCGAGGTCGGCGGCGACGGCGGCGGCCGAGCCCCCGGAGGATCCGCCGGGGATCCGCGTCTCGTCCCAGGGGTTGAGGGTCGGGCCGTAGGCGCTGTTCTCAGTGGACGAGCCCATCGCGAACTCGTCCATGTTCGTCTTGCCGAAGAGGATCGCGCCGGCCCGGCGGAGCTTGACGATCGCGGTCGCGTCGTAGGGGGGCCGGAAGTCCTTGAGCATCCGGCTGCCGCAGGTCGTCGGCTCCTTCTCGACGCAGAGGACGTCCTTGATCGCCACCGGCACGCCGGCGAGCGGGCCCACGGGCTCGCCGGCCGCGCGGCGGGCGTCGATCGCCCGGGCTTGGTCGAGGATCCGTTCGGGGTCCAGGTGGACGTACACGTTGAGCCGCTTGAGCGCCTCGGCGCGGTCGAGGTATCCCCGGACGAGCTCCTCGCTGCGGATCTCCCCGGCGTTCAGCTTGGCCAGCAGGCTCGCGGCGGTGGCGTCTTTCAGCAGGTCGGCGTTCATGGGGGCGGGATCTCGGCTCGGTCGTTCGGGCGGTCGTTCGATCCGTCGGGAATGGCGGCGGGTCGGGAGGTTCAGTCGAGGACGGCGGGGACGAGGAAGCTCTCGGCGTTCCTCTTGGGGGCGTTGGCGAGCGCGTCCTCGCGGGGGAGGGCGGGGCCGCGGACGTCGTCGCGGAAGACGTTGCGGACCTCGACGCCGTGGGCCAGCGGCTCGACGCCCGAGGTGTCGGGCTCCTGGAGCTGGGCCACGTAATCGACGATCGCGTTGAGCTGCCCGGTGAACGTCCGCAACTCGTCGGGGCTGAGGCGCAGCCGCGCCAGCACAGCGACCTTGGCCACTTCTTCGGTCGACAGCGACATCGTCCGGCTCTCTCCTCGCTCGCGCCTGGGATTCCCGCCGCCGGGCCCGACCGGACCCGGCGCACCGGGCCAGTCTGACAGATCCGGCCCCCGGCTTCAAGGCGCGGGGACGCCTCGGGGGCCGCCCTCGACCGCGGGGGTTCCCGGGGCGGCCGGCGGCGAAGTCCCCGGGGCTTCGGGGCGGCGGACGGCCGTTAATCGGTCTGGTGTCGGCCCGGTCGATCCTCCATAATGGGCCCTCGAACACGGGGCCGAACCGTTCGTTCTCGCGAGGGGAAGGGCCAGGAGACCGGAGCGCCTTCTGCGGGAAAGTTTCGCGCCATGCACGACATCGACCTGATCGTAACCCTCACCGGCGGCATGGCCGCCGCGCTCGTCCTCGGCTACATCACCTTCAGGCTCCGGCTCTCGCCGATCGTCGGCTACCTTCTCGCGGGGATCGCGGTGGGGCCGGCGACGCCCGGATTCACGGCCGACCAGCACCTGGCCGACCAGCTCGCCGAGGTGGGCGTCATCCTGCTGATGTTCGGCGTCGGGTTGCAGTTCCACCTCAAGGAACTGCTCGCCGTCAAGCGGGTGGCGATCCCCGGCGCGGTCTGCCAGAGCGTGGTGGCGACGGTCCTGGGGACGCTGCTGGGCCACTACCACGGCTGGGATTGGTCGGCGGGCCTGGTCTTCGGCATGGCGATCTCGGTGGCGAGCACCGTGGTGCTGGTGCGAGTGCTGGCGGACAACGGCGACCTGCACACGCAGACCGGCCACATCGCCGTGGGCTGGCTCGTGGTCGAGGACCTGTTCACGGTCTTCCTGCTGGTGATGCTGCCGGCGCTCTTCGGCCCGGGGCGTCGGGGGCGGGGGCGGTCGGGTCGGCCGTCGGGATGGCGACCGTGAAGCTCTGCGTGATGGTGGCGCTGACGTTCGTGGTCGGCGAGCGGGCGATACCCTGGCTGCTCGACAAGGCCGCGGCGACGCGCTCGCGCGAGCTGTTCACGCTGACCGTGCTCGTGGTGGCGCTGGGGATCGCCGTGTCGGCGGCGAAGCTGTTCGACGTGTCGATGGCCCTGGGGGCCTTCCTCGCCGGCATGGTGGTGGGCCGGTCGCAGTTCAGCCTGCGGGCGGCGACCGAGGCCCTGCCGATGCGGGACGCCTTCGCCGTCCTCTTCTTCGTCTCGGTCGGGATGCTCTTCCACCCCCGGTCGCTGCTCGACTCCCCCGGCTTGCTCGCCGGGACGCTCGTCGTGATCCTCGTGGGCAAGCCGCTGGCGGCCTGGTCGATCGTCCACCTCCTCGGCTATCCGTTGCGGGCGGCGACCTCGGTCGGGGTCGTGCTGGCCCAGATCGGCGAGTTCTCGTTCATCCTGGCCACCGGCGGCAAGGCGCTCGGGATCATCGACGACGAAGCGAACAACGTCCTGATCGCCGCGGCGATCATCACGATCACGCTCAACCCGATCCTCTATCGGACCATCGGCCCGATGGAGCGGCTCCTCAAGCGCTTCATGAAGGACCCGAGCCCGGTCGAGAACCGGGTCCACCACGACGAGGAGGAGCCCGAGGCCTCGGGACGGCACCGGGTCGTCGTGATCGGCTACGGGCCGGTGGGGAAGACCCTCTCGCGGCTGCTCCGCGACATCCGGATCGACCCGGTCGTCGTCGAGCTCAACATGGACACCGTCCGCCGCCTGGAAGACGAGGGCGTGCGGGCGCTCTACGGGGACGCCATGCATCGCGAGGTCCTGGAGCACGCGGGCGTCGACAAGGCCGTCGGCCTGATCCTCAGCAGCTCGACCATGAGCGGCGGCAAGGAGACGATCCGGCTCGCCCGCGAGATCAACCCGGACGTCTTCATCCTCGCCCGAACGACCTACCTGCGCGAGGTGGCCGAGATGCGCGCCGCCGGCGCCGACAGCGTCTTCTCGGGCGAAGGCGAGGTCGCCCTGGCGATGACCGAGTCGCTGCTCCACCGCCTCGGCGCCACGCCCGACCAGGTGGACCGCGAGCGCGCCCGCGTCCACGCCGAATTCTCCGCCGCCGTCCGAGCCGGCGACGACGCACGGCTCGGGGGCCGGTCGGCGGCGACGACGCCGGCGCCACGCCCGCCGCCCAGCCCGTCCCCGGGGCCCCGGAGATGACCGCCGCCCGCAGCGAGAACCCGCTGGGCGAATGACCGACGCGGTCCTCAGGCCGTCAGGATCAGGTCCGGCAGCCCCGTGTTGCGCGGCGAGTACGCCAGCGCGGGGTCGCCGCGGCGCAGGTCGACGGAGGGATCGATCGCCTCGTTCCCCTTCGTCTCCAGCACTGAGCGGAAGTGCCGGGGATGGCGGTGGGCGTAGAGCCCCAGGAGGAACTTCGCGTAGGAGTCGGTGGCCGTCCCCTTGAAGCTCTCGGCCCCGACCGCGACCCGGGAGAGCCCGAGGCCCGCGTCGGCCGCCCGGTCCTGCATCCACCGCAGGGCGATGTCGGAAAGTCTCCGATCGTCGTAGCCGCCCCCCACGTCCGAGTGGGCGCCCGCGAACCAGCGCTGTTCGACCGTCTGGCCCGGCTTCTCCTTGGGGTTCCAGAGCGCCGCCTCATAGTCGGCCCGGTGCTCGTCCAGCGCCAGGGCGTGGTAGGCCCGTTCGACGATGGCGCTGAGTTCGGTGTCGTGGAACTGGAAATATGAGGCGTTCAGCCGACCCGCCAGCTCCAGAGGGATGCCGAGCGCCCCGACGGTGTCCCAGACGCCGAGGAACCGGATCGGGATCTCGCGCGAGAAGCGGGCGCGGAAGCGTCGGGCCCGCGCGGTGTCGGGGCCGTCGCCCCGGGTCCGATAGATGAGGTACGCCGCCGCCGCCGCGAGCTTGGCGTACCGCCGGCTCACCAGGCCGCTGTTGCGGATCATGCCGACGAGGCTCCTCGCCGTGTAGGCGCCCCGGCTGAATCCCAGGATGTAGACCTCGTCCCCTTCGTCGTACAGCTCGATGAGCTTCCCGTAGCCGTCACGGATGTGCTCGGCAAGCCCGGCGCCCAGCACGCCGCCGGTGATCCGATCCCAGTGGTCGGTCCCCACGCCGCGAAAGTACGCTTTCGCCTGGACGACGCCGTCGGGGCCGACCGGCTGGACCGATTCGTGGAACCGACTGACGTTCGTCTCCACCCGCTCGCTCGGGTCGCGGCCTTCATCGGCCGGCACGTTCCAGGTGCCGTCGAAACAAAGGACGATGCGCTTCATGGGGGGGCTCCACTGGGGCCGGGAGACCGCCTCGCGAGGCACCCGAAGGGGCTTGCCGAGGCGTCGATTGGAGGCGGAAAAGTGGTGGAACGGCCGAATCCTACCGGCCGAGAAACGCGAAAGCAATCATTTTAGGTGAAACTTAAAGCCCGGTCCGCCGTCGTCGGCACCCGCGACGGTTTGACGACCGCCCCTGCGAGCTTCTAAGATGGCCCGACGCCGAGCCGGCCTCGCGATGCCGGGGCGACGGCCGGGGGACTACTTACTCTGAGGATCGGGGCGGATTCATGGCGATCGAAGGTCCGGTGGCGATCATCCTGGCGGCCGGCCAGGGCAAGCGGATGAACTCGGACAGGGCGAAGGTGCTGCACGAGGTGTGCGGCAGGCCGATGATCAGTTACGTCGTCGACGCGGCCCGGGGTGCGGGGGCGAAGACCATCGTGGTCGTCGTCGGCTATGCGGCCGATCAGCTCTACGAGGCCCTGGACGGCGAGCCTGACATCCGATTCGCCGTCCAGGAGGAACAGCTCGGCACGGGCCACGCCGTCAAGGTCTGCCGGCCGCTGCTGGAGGGCTACGAAGGCCCGATCCTGGTCCTCGTCGGCGACGAGCCCTTGCTCCGCCCCGAGCCGCTGGCCGACCTCCTCGATCGCCAGAAGCGCGAGCGGGCCGCCTGCCTGCTGGGGACGGCCGAGGTCGACGACCCGACCGGCTTCGGCCGCATCCTCCGCGACTCCGCCGGGCGGTTCCTGCGGATCGTCGAGGAACGCGACGGCACTCCCGAAGAGAGGGCCATCCGCGAGGTCAACCCGAGCTGCTACGTCTTCGAGCTTCCCGCGCTCTGGGAGGCCCTGGAACAGATCGGCACCAGCAACGCCCAGGGCGAATACTACCTCACCGACGCCCCCGAGCAGCTGATGCGGATGGACCGCAAGGTCCTGGCCCTCAACGTGCTCTCGGCCGACGACATCCTCGGCGTCAACACCCGCCAGCACCTCGCCCAGGCCGGGGAGATCATGCAGGCCCGGATCCAGGACCACTGGATGACCGAGGGGGTCTCGATCGTCGATCCCCGGAACACCTACATCGACGGCCGCGCCCAGATCGGCCGCGACACCGTCGTCCGGCCGTTCAGCGTGCTCGACGGCGCGGTGAAGGTCGGCGACCGCTGCAAGATCGGCCCGTTCGCCCACCTCCGGCCGGGTGCCGAGCTGGCCGACGACGTCGAGGTCGGCGCGTTCGTCGAGGTCAGCCGCTCGACGCTCGACGCGGGGGTCGTCGTCCGCCACCTGGCCTATCTGGGCGACGCCCGCGTGGGCGCGAACGTGAACGTCGGCTGCGGCGCGATCACCGCCAACTTCGACGGCGAGCGCAAGCACGCGACCACGATCGGCGCCGACGCCCACATCGGCTCGGGGGCCGTCCTGATCGCCCCCGTCGCGGTCGGCGAGGGGGCCGTCGTCGGCGCCGGCGCCGTCGTCACCAAGAACAACGACGTCCCCAAAGGCGCGACGGTCGTCGGCGTCCCGGCCCGGCCGATCGCGACGAAGTCCGAGTGAGCCGAGGAGGGGAGAGGCGGCCGTCCCCTCTCCCCTCGCGACGTCTCAGCCCAGCGACCAGCCCGGTCGGTAGTCCCGGCGGATCAGGGCGTCGGCCTCGGACGCGTTGGTCGCCTTGAGGGCGGCGGCGTCCCATTCGAGCTTCCCGCCGACGCGATAGGCCACGTTGCCGAGGTGGTTGGCCTCGGTGAGCCAGCCGGCGTACTCGAAATTGCAGGTGGTGGGCGCCCCGGTCTTGCAGGCGTGGATCCACTCGGCGTGGTGGCCCAGCGACGCCGGGATCGTCGGCTCCGGCCGCTTGTAGTCGCGAAACTCGTCCTCGGGGAGGAGGAGGTGGCGGCCGTAATCGGAGAGGAGCATCCCCTTCTCGCCGACGAAGAGCACGCCGCTGTCCCACTTGGGGATGGCGCCCGACGACCAGGGCTCCGGCTTCATCGCCCCCTGATACCAGGTGAGGCGGGTGGCGGGCTGGTCCCCCTTGGCCTCGTATTCATAGACCGCCTTCATGGAGGCGGGCGCGATCTCGGCGTGCGGCGGCGGGCCGAAGGCCTCGATCGTGCTGGGGGCCTTCAGCTTCAGCGCCCAGAACGGCAGGTCGATCCAGTGGCTCCCCAGGTCGCTCATGGTGCCGTTGCCGAAGTCCCACCAGCGATACCACTTGGGGCCCGGGAAATAGACTTCGTGGAAGGGGCGGGACTTGACCGGCCCGATCCAGAGGTCCCAGTCGAGCCCGGCGGGGATCGGCGACGAGCCGGCCGGCCGCTCGGTGACGGAGACGATGTCGCCGTTGGCCTTGGCTTCCTCGGGAGACTGCCGCCCCCAGGCGCGGCCGACCCAGACGTGCACGTCCTTGACGGCGCCGATCGCCCCGGCCTGGATCAACTCGACGACGCGCCGGTAGTTGTCGCCGGCGTGGATCTGCGTCCCCATCTGGGTGGCGACCTTGGCCTTGCCGGCGGCCTCGCGGATCAGCCTCGCCTCCCAGATGTCGTGGGTCAGGGGCTTCTCGCAATAGACGTGCTTGCCCAGTTGCAGGGCCGGGAGGACGGCGAAGGCGTGGGTGTGCTCGGTGGTGCTGACCACCACGGCGTCGTACTTCTTGAGGTCGTCGTAGAGCTTGCGGAAGTCGCGATACTTCCTGGCGTGGGGACGCGTCTCGGCGGCCCGTTCGACGGCCACGTCGTAGACGTCGCAGAGGGCGACGATGTTCTCGGAGGAGACGTCGCCCAGATTTCCCGCGCCTCGCCCGCCCACGCCGATGCAGGCGATGTCCAGCTTCTCGTTGAGGTTCCGGCCCCGGACGAAGGCGGGGGCCGCGAAGACGCCGAGGGCCGCCGCGGCCGCGGCCTTGTGGAACTGGCGCCTCGAAGGGGCTGCCCCGGGCGTTCCCGGGGCCATCGTCGAATCGTCGGACATGGGGCGTCTCCGGCTCGCGATCGGCGAGGGCCCGGCCGGACGACGACCGCCCGGGGCTCAGGCCCATGCCAGAGCATGCCTCGGACGGCCCCGCGAATCAAGCGTCCCGCGTCCGGACGTCCCGCCCGGCGCGACCGTTCGCCTATGGAGTGGAGGCCGCGCCGATCTCGCAGCCCAGGGCCTCGGTGAAGTCGGCGAAGTAGCCCATGACGAGTCGGTTCGCTAGCGCGCCCGCGAGGGGGACCTGGTTCCAGGGGTTCGGGGTCGCGAAGACCAGCGGGAGCACGATCTCTCCGATGCGATAATCGATCCGGACGGCGACGTTCGACTGGCTCGGCACCGGCCACAACGCCGCGACGTCCTCGCCCCGGATCACGTAGCGATGGGTCAGGCCCTCGAAGATGAGACGACGGCCCGCCCGGTCGAAGAAGGCGATCCCCAGGTCGTCGCCGACCAGCTTCGGCTTGTCGAACGTCCGGGCGTCCTCAAGTGCGAGGACGCGCGAGGGGAGGTCGGGACGGCCGTCGACCGGCGTGCCGGAGCGGCCGTGGATGCGTCGGGCGAGGAACCCCCTCCAGTGGCGGAACCCGCCGAACCAGATGAACATTCCGGCCGCCAGGAACCCGAAGAATCCGAGGATTCCCGCGACGGAATAGGTCTCGCTGAGAGGCGTCGGGGCGCCGTTCGGACCATTCACCCGCGAGGCCAGGTAGAG includes:
- the gatA gene encoding Asp-tRNA(Asn)/Glu-tRNA(Gln) amidotransferase subunit GatA is translated as MNADLLKDATAASLLAKLNAGEIRSEELVRGYLDRAEALKRLNVYVHLDPERILDQARAIDARRAAGEPVGPLAGVPVAIKDVLCVEKEPTTCGSRMLKDFRPPYDATAIVKLRRAGAILFGKTNMDEFAMGSSTENSAYGPTLNPWDETRIPGGSSGGSAAAVAADLAPISLGTDTGGSIRQPAAVCGVVGLKPTYGRVSRYGLIAFASSLDQIGPFAHDLADAALLLGAISGHDDRDATSVDRPVPDYVASLDRKPESLRIGVAREFFGEGLDPEVEAAVREAIRVYEKAGATIKDVSLPNSKYGVPAYYIVAPAECSSNLSRYDGTLFGHRAEDWSPMHPGEEDLHPLVRMMMASRAEGFGAEVKRRIMLGTFCLSAGYADQYYNQALKVRRLIRNDFDAAFHDVDVILGPTSPSPAFKLGERTADPLAMYLSDIYTITANLAGIPGLSLPCGFTKSGLPIGLQLLAPAFAEENLLRTARVFERETDWNRRRPGLS
- the gatC gene encoding Asp-tRNA(Asn)/Glu-tRNA(Gln) amidotransferase subunit GatC, with the protein product MSLSTEEVAKVAVLARLRLSPDELRTFTGQLNAIVDYVAQLQEPDTSGVEPLAHGVEVRNVFRDDVRGPALPREDALANAPKRNAESFLVPAVLD
- a CDS encoding DUF2235 domain-containing protein produces the protein MKRIVLCFDGTWNVPADEGRDPSERVETNVSRFHESVQPVGPDGVVQAKAYFRGVGTDHWDRITGGVLGAGLAEHIRDGYGKLIELYDEGDEVYILGFSRGAYTARSLVGMIRNSGLVSRRYAKLAAAAAYLIYRTRGDGPDTARARRFRARFSREIPIRFLGVWDTVGALGIPLELAGRLNASYFQFHDTELSAIVERAYHALALDEHRADYEAALWNPKEKPGQTVEQRWFAGAHSDVGGGYDDRRLSDIALRWMQDRAADAGLGLSRVAVGAESFKGTATDSYAKFLLGLYAHRHPRHFRSVLETKGNEAIDPSVDLRRGDPALAYSPRNTGLPDLILTA
- a CDS encoding bifunctional N-acetylglucosamine-1-phosphate uridyltransferase/glucosamine-1-phosphate acetyltransferase encodes the protein MAIEGPVAIILAAGQGKRMNSDRAKVLHEVCGRPMISYVVDAARGAGAKTIVVVVGYAADQLYEALDGEPDIRFAVQEEQLGTGHAVKVCRPLLEGYEGPILVLVGDEPLLRPEPLADLLDRQKRERAACLLGTAEVDDPTGFGRILRDSAGRFLRIVEERDGTPEERAIREVNPSCYVFELPALWEALEQIGTSNAQGEYYLTDAPEQLMRMDRKVLALNVLSADDILGVNTRQHLAQAGEIMQARIQDHWMTEGVSIVDPRNTYIDGRAQIGRDTVVRPFSVLDGAVKVGDRCKIGPFAHLRPGAELADDVEVGAFVEVSRSTLDAGVVVRHLAYLGDARVGANVNVGCGAITANFDGERKHATTIGADAHIGSGAVLIAPVAVGEGAVVGAGAVVTKNNDVPKGATVVGVPARPIATKSE
- a CDS encoding Gfo/Idh/MocA family protein; amino-acid sequence: MSDDSTMAPGTPGAAPSRRQFHKAAAAAALGVFAAPAFVRGRNLNEKLDIACIGVGGRGAGNLGDVSSENIVALCDVYDVAVERAAETRPHARKYRDFRKLYDDLKKYDAVVVSTTEHTHAFAVLPALQLGKHVYCEKPLTHDIWEARLIREAAGKAKVATQMGTQIHAGDNYRRVVELIQAGAIGAVKDVHVWVGRAWGRQSPEEAKANGDIVSVTERPAGSSPIPAGLDWDLWIGPVKSRPFHEVYFPGPKWYRWWDFGNGTMSDLGSHWIDLPFWALKLKAPSTIEAFGPPPHAEIAPASMKAVYEYEAKGDQPATRLTWYQGAMKPEPWSSGAIPKWDSGVLFVGEKGMLLSDYGRHLLLPEDEFRDYKRPEPTIPASLGHHAEWIHACKTGAPTTCNFEYAGWLTEANHLGNVAYRVGGKLEWDAAALKATNASEADALIRRDYRPGWSLG